The nucleotide sequence GTCTGCCGAGAACAATTGCTTTTGTAATTTAATTTCCTGTTTGCTATAATCCTCCTGCGAGGTAACCATGAGCATTACCGTCAAGGAAGTTCTGAGCAAAAAAGACATGAAGACCTTTGTCAAGCTCCCTTTCCCGATGTACAAGGGCAATCCCTTCTGGGTGCCGCAGCTGATCCGCGACGACATGGAGATCTTCAACAAGGAGAAGAACCCGGCCTTCGAGAACGCCGACGCCAGGCTCTTCCTGGCCTGCAAGGATGGGCGCGCCGTCGGCCGCATCGCCGCCATCCACAGCCGCGTCGCCAACACGAAGTACAACCCCACGAACCTGCGCTTCGGCTGGTTCGACGCCCCCGACGACCCCGAGGTCGCCAAAGCGCTGTTCGGCGCGGTCGAAGGGTGGGCGAGGGAGCTGGGCATGGAGACGGTCACCGGCCCACACGGCTTCTGCGACCTCGACCCGCCGGGCATGCTGGTCGAGGGCTACGACCCGGAGCCGACCCTCGCCGGCTACTACAATTTCCCCTATTACCAGAAGCTGGTCGAAAACCTGGGCTTTGCCAAGGACATCGACTACGTCGAGTTCCGTTGCGGAGTGCCCAACGACATGTCGGCGTTCCCGGAAAAGCTGCTGCGCCTGGCCGAACGCATCCAGGAGCGCGGCGGCTTCAAGCTCCTCCATTTCGACAAAAAGAAGGAGATCATGGCCCGGGTGGAGGAGGTTTTCGTCGTCATCGACGAGGCCTTCGAGGAGATCTACGGCGCCGTGCCGCTGACCCACAAGCAGGTGAGCTATTTCATCAAGAAATACTTCGGCTTTGTCGACAAGGACCTGGTCCAGGTCGTGGTCAACGACAAGGACGAGGTGATCGCCTTCATGCTCGCCATGCCCAGCCTGACCAAGGCTTTTCAAAAGGCCAACGGCCGCCTGTTCCCCTTCGGCCTGTTCCACATCCTGCGCGCCTTGAAGAAGAAGCATGACGTACTCGACTTCTACCTGGCCGGCATCTTGGAGAAATACCGCGGCCAGGGCATCGACCTGCTGATGGTGGTGCAGATGGCGCGCGGCGCCGTGGCCAAGGGCTTCAAGTTCACCGAGAGCAACCAGGAGCTGGAGACCAACACCAAGATCCAGGCGCAGTGGAAGTATTTCAATCCGGTGCAGCACAAGCGCAAGAGGATATTTAAAAAGGTTTTGAAATAGGTGTACGGCGTACGGCTGACGGTATACGGCAAGAACAAAGATAAAACCGGGCGAATGGCTTGCGGCGCACGGTTTACGGCGAAAAAACCTGAAAAGAACCATTAGCTAGCTGGCGATTTCTATTTTTTTATACTATTCGCCGTTACCGCTCTAACGTCTGAAAAGATCGTTTTATTCGTTTTCCGTCCGCCGTCTACCGTATACCGTAAACCAATTTCAATTATTACCTTCAACCGTCAGCCGTAAACCTATATCGGTAATTACCTTACTGCCGTCTGCCGTCTACCGAGCTGTTACCAGCTGATGTCAAATCCCCGATACTCCTCCACCTGATCAACCACCTCTTTAACCACCCCGTCTACCCTGGCCCCCCTCGGCCCTGTGTGTAAAAATTGCTCAAAACTGGCCATGGCGGCTGCTTCCCCTTGCGCGAACACCTCGACATCGCCGTTGGATAAGTTCCTGACAGTCCCGGAAACACCCAGCCGTTCCGCCTCTCGCACCGTATAGCTGCGAAAGCAAACCCCTTGTACTAGGCCGGAGATCATATAGTGAAAGGTCTTCATGGGGTAATTATATAAAAAATGGATTGTTCAGACAATCTTGATCTCGGTATACGGCGTACGGCGAACGGTGTACGGTTTACGGCAGAGGGTGAACGGGAAGAGGCCTGAATCGATAAAAATATTAAATATTGCTATTTAATCTTTCCGTAAACTGTCAACCATATGCCAATTTCAATTATTACCTTCAACCGTCCGCCGTACACCGTACACCTTACACCGATAACCTTAAAGTCAAAAAAGCCCTAAAATCCCCTTGACAGGCCTGTTTCGATATGATATTCAATATATTGAATGACCAAAAGAAGGAGACAACCGGGTTCGCATTGAAAAAAACCGATGAGTCTCCAAGAAAAACCTGTTCGCCCGGTTTTTTGCCCGCAAGGGCCAATGGCGGCAGCATAGATCGAAATTGCAGAAATCGGTGTAAGGTGTACGGCTGACGGTTGACGGTAAGGCAGAAGAAATTGAATGATCTCGGCGTACGACGTAAGGCTGACGGTTGACGGTAAGAGAATGCTGCAAATATGAAAAATGACTGAAGTCGCTGGATTTAGAGGATTGAAGGTTTGGCAAAGAGGGAAGGCACTTGTCGTAAAAGTGTATGAAATTTCAGGAAAAGGCAGATTTTGTTTGGATCACAGCTTGCAAGACCAGGTAA is from Candidatus Aminicenantes bacterium and encodes:
- a CDS encoding acylphosphatase — encoded protein: MKTFHYMISGLVQGVCFRSYTVREAERLGVSGTVRNLSNGDVEVFAQGEAAAMASFEQFLHTGPRGARVDGVVKEVVDQVEEYRGFDISW